A genomic stretch from Akkermansia massiliensis includes:
- the gatB gene encoding Asp-tRNA(Asn)/Glu-tRNA(Gln) amidotransferase subunit GatB, with protein MAISDYIVTIGLEVHCQIKTKSKMFCSCETGFGFEPNTRVCPTCLGLPGALPVLNEFAIERTLLTGLMLGCSSPEVSQWDRKNYFYPDMAKNYQTSQLDLPLCLGGEVPLYPWSYPNDVIKAGVPPFRTVKLTRIHLEEDAAKITHHANYSLIDYNRAGSALMEIVSDPDIDTPEEAYAYLKSLQQILNYGDISDADMEKGQMRCDVNISLRPHGQKELGAKVEMKNLNSMSAVRRALHYEIQRQAEELDMGIAQIQSTRRWDDERGESSIMRTKEDAHDYRYFPCPDLVPIHTAPLVERVRSQIPELPQERQKRFMEEYGLSEYDANVLVGDLELARFFEEAAQGTASGKKIANWVINNISAVLNEKGMRPSECPVKPGAIRDLIAIIDDGTVSNNQAKDVFTRMWEEPSLTAAQAAKLLGFEKADSSFLDGIVQEVISANPDKVAEIRGGNDKLLNWLTGQVMKAAKGKANPKIVTEALKKALSEQ; from the coding sequence ATGGCAATTTCAGATTACATCGTGACCATTGGCCTGGAAGTCCACTGCCAGATCAAGACGAAGAGCAAAATGTTCTGCTCCTGCGAGACCGGCTTTGGCTTTGAACCCAATACGCGCGTGTGCCCCACCTGCCTGGGGCTGCCGGGCGCCCTGCCCGTCCTGAATGAGTTCGCCATTGAACGCACCCTGCTGACCGGGCTGATGCTGGGATGCTCCAGCCCGGAGGTTTCCCAGTGGGACCGCAAGAATTACTTCTACCCGGACATGGCGAAGAATTACCAGACTTCCCAGCTGGACCTGCCGCTGTGCCTGGGCGGGGAGGTGCCCCTGTATCCCTGGTCCTACCCGAACGACGTGATCAAGGCCGGCGTGCCCCCCTTCCGCACCGTGAAGCTGACCCGCATCCATTTGGAGGAAGACGCGGCGAAGATCACCCACCACGCCAATTATTCCCTGATTGACTACAACCGCGCGGGGTCCGCCCTGATGGAGATCGTCTCCGACCCGGACATCGATACCCCGGAGGAAGCCTACGCCTACCTCAAGTCCCTCCAGCAGATTCTGAATTACGGGGACATTTCCGACGCGGACATGGAGAAGGGCCAGATGCGCTGCGACGTGAACATTTCCCTGCGTCCCCACGGCCAGAAGGAACTGGGGGCAAAGGTGGAGATGAAGAATCTCAATTCCATGTCCGCCGTACGCCGCGCCCTTCATTATGAAATCCAGCGACAGGCGGAAGAACTGGACATGGGCATCGCACAGATCCAGTCCACCCGCCGCTGGGACGACGAACGCGGGGAAAGCTCCATCATGCGCACCAAGGAAGACGCGCACGATTACCGCTATTTCCCCTGCCCGGACCTGGTGCCCATACACACCGCCCCGCTGGTGGAGAGGGTGCGCAGCCAGATTCCGGAACTGCCCCAGGAACGCCAGAAAAGGTTCATGGAGGAGTACGGCCTGAGCGAATATGACGCCAACGTGCTGGTGGGAGACCTGGAACTGGCCCGCTTCTTTGAAGAGGCGGCGCAGGGAACCGCCAGCGGCAAGAAGATCGCCAACTGGGTCATCAACAACATTTCCGCCGTGCTGAATGAAAAAGGCATGCGCCCGTCCGAATGCCCGGTGAAGCCCGGCGCCATCCGGGACCTGATCGCCATTATTGACGACGGCACCGTTTCCAACAACCAGGCCAAGGACGTTTTCACCAGGATGTGGGAGGAACCGTCCCTCACCGCGGCGCAGGCCGCCAAGCTGCTGGGCTTTGAAAAGGCGGATTCCTCCTTCCTGGACGGCATCGTGCAGGAGGTCATTTCCGCCAATCCGGACAAGGTGGCGGAAATCCGGGGCGGCAACGACAAGCTCCTGAACTGGCTCACCGGCCAGGTGATGAAAGCCGCCAAAGGCAAAGCCAACCCGAAGATCGTGACGGAAGCGCTGAAAAAGGCTCTTTCAGAACAGTGA
- a CDS encoding thiamine pyrophosphate-dependent enzyme — protein sequence MYTVADQLVEILEKAGVKRIYGIVGDSLNPITDALRRKKTIEWIHMRHEEVGAFAASAEAQLTGNLAVCCGSSGPGNLHLINGLYDAHRSRARVLAIASHIPQSQVGVDYFQVTHPEQLFKECSSYAELASTAEQAPRVLMSAIQHAYSLHDVGVIVLPGDVADAPAEAKDLVHPPAFARETVVPDHESVARLAQMLASHDRITFFCGGGCAGAERKVVQLAARVKAPIAYTWRGKDYFEHDNPVGVGMTGLLGWGDAYKAMHESDLIVMWGTDFPYFNFLPTKPAIVQIDRRGEVLGRRCRLDLGICGDVGATVDALLGMVEEKKDSDHLDASLKRHAKDVKDMNAYMDGNDKESPIRPEQVTTAVNKYAAPDAVFTVDTGTPCIWSARFLCSTLGRKTLASFNHGSMANAMPMAIGAQKAYPNRQVVALCGDGGLSMLLGDLITIAQYKLPVKLMVYNNDCLDFIQLEMQAAGLIPWGINLDNPSFAAVADAVGIKGFVLDKSSQVDEMVQAFLKYPGAALLDARVDRDAIALPPYISLGQAADFSLAMVKQTLTGEVKQVWNTLAGNRKLFKP from the coding sequence GTAAAGCGCATTTACGGCATTGTGGGAGACAGTTTGAACCCCATTACGGACGCCCTCCGCAGAAAAAAAACCATCGAATGGATCCACATGAGGCATGAGGAGGTGGGCGCCTTTGCCGCCAGTGCGGAAGCCCAGCTGACCGGTAACCTGGCCGTGTGCTGCGGCAGCAGCGGCCCCGGCAATCTTCACTTGATCAATGGCCTTTATGATGCCCACCGGAGCAGGGCCCGCGTGCTGGCGATCGCCTCCCACATCCCCCAGAGCCAGGTGGGGGTGGACTATTTCCAGGTGACCCATCCGGAACAACTGTTCAAGGAATGCAGCTCTTATGCGGAACTGGCTTCCACGGCGGAGCAGGCTCCCCGCGTGCTGATGTCCGCCATCCAGCATGCCTATTCCCTGCATGACGTGGGCGTCATCGTGCTGCCGGGCGACGTGGCGGACGCGCCGGCGGAGGCCAAAGACCTGGTGCATCCACCCGCCTTCGCCCGGGAAACAGTGGTTCCGGACCATGAATCCGTGGCGCGGCTGGCGCAGATGCTCGCTTCACACGACCGCATTACTTTCTTCTGCGGGGGCGGCTGCGCCGGAGCGGAACGCAAGGTGGTGCAGCTCGCCGCCCGCGTGAAGGCCCCGATTGCCTATACCTGGCGCGGCAAGGACTATTTTGAGCATGACAACCCCGTGGGCGTAGGCATGACCGGACTGCTGGGCTGGGGTGACGCGTACAAGGCCATGCATGAGAGCGACCTGATCGTGATGTGGGGGACGGATTTCCCCTATTTCAACTTCCTTCCTACCAAGCCCGCCATCGTCCAGATCGACCGTCGCGGGGAAGTGCTGGGCCGCCGCTGCCGCCTGGACCTGGGAATCTGCGGGGACGTGGGCGCCACGGTGGACGCCCTGCTGGGAATGGTGGAGGAGAAAAAGGATTCCGACCACCTGGACGCCTCCCTGAAGCGTCACGCCAAGGATGTGAAGGACATGAATGCCTACATGGACGGGAACGACAAGGAATCGCCCATCCGCCCCGAACAGGTGACCACCGCCGTGAACAAGTACGCGGCTCCGGACGCCGTGTTTACCGTGGACACGGGCACCCCCTGCATCTGGAGCGCGCGTTTCCTGTGCTCCACGCTGGGCAGAAAAACGCTGGCTTCCTTCAATCACGGCTCCATGGCGAATGCCATGCCGATGGCGATCGGGGCCCAGAAGGCGTACCCGAACCGCCAGGTAGTCGCCCTGTGCGGAGACGGCGGCCTGTCCATGCTGCTGGGGGACCTCATTACCATAGCGCAGTACAAGCTGCCGGTGAAGCTGATGGTGTACAATAACGACTGCCTGGACTTCATCCAGTTGGAAATGCAGGCCGCGGGCCTGATTCCGTGGGGCATCAACCTGGACAACCCCTCCTTTGCCGCCGTGGCGGACGCCGTGGGCATCAAGGGCTTTGTGCTGGACAAGTCAAGCCAGGTGGACGAAATGGTGCAGGCCTTCCTGAAATATCCGGGAGCGGCTCTGCTGGATGCCCGTGTGGACCGGGATGCCATCGCGCTGCCCCCCTACATCAGCCTGGGGCAGGCCGCGGACTTCTCCCTGGCGATGGTCAAGCAGACGCTGACCGGGGAAGTGAAGCAGGTGTGGAACACCCTGGCCGGGAACCGAAAGCTGTTCAAGCCCTGA